Part of the Paenibacillus kyungheensis genome, ATAAGTTCTTTAACCGCCAATTAAACGCCGAGTTTTTGAAAGCTGGATATGGCGAGATGACCTTCAATAGTTATCAATATTTAATCGCTATTTATAAATTACATAAGGATGGAGATCGAGCTACGGTTACCGAGATTGCTCATCGATTAAGTGTGAAAAAGTCGTCTGTTGTTGAAATGGTCAAAACGTTGTTAAAGCATCAATATGTGATCAAAAAAGAGAATCTGAACGATAAAAGAAGATTTACACTAGAACTGAGTGATAAAGGGTTCGACATGATGAAGATCGAAGCAGCATTTTCAGAGAAAATGATCCGATTTTTCTATGATCCGCTTGAGCCAGAAGAAGCTGAGAAGTTTGAAAAGATTTTGGGGAAAGTAGCACAGCATTTAGAAGATGAGGTGTTCCAATGATTATTTGGATTAATGGAGCTTACGGTTCTGGCAAATCGACTTGTGCGTATGAGTTGCATCGAAGACTGCCCCATTCATTCGTATATGATCCTGAGAATGTTGGCTATTTTATTCGTAAAAATATACCTATAGCTTTACATAAACCTAATTTCCAAGACCATACGCAGTGGCGTTCGTTTAATTACGATATGCTAAAATATTTATCATCTACATATGAAGGGACGATTATCGCACCTATGACATTGATCGATCCTCGCTATTATGAGGAAATTATTGGTCGTTTAGTGAGAGATGGTGTAGAAGTACATCATTTTATTCTTTATGCAGAAAAGGAAACGATTGAGAAACGACTCAAAAAGCGCTTTGAACGGGGAACATGGACGAGGGAAAGAATTGAGCCGTGTATGTATGCTTTTGACCATATCATTACAGAAGAGAAAATTATAACAGACGATAAAAGTATCGATCAGATCATCGAGGAGATTGCAGATCGAAGTCAGCTTCACTTAATAAAGGATTCTCGAAGTGCATTTCAGAAAAAGATGGATCATTATAAAACTACGCTAAAACAGATACGGTTTTAAATTATTTTTGTCGTCTGGGATATAAGTTCTGCTGTATCCGCTAGAGGAAATATAATGGATGTTTGAGTGTATAAAAATATGCATTGGAGTTAGAAATTAATCCTATACATTGCTTTTTGTTTTGCCATAGCTAATAACTATAACCAGATATACCTTTTCAGCTTACGTCAAGAAAGTCTCCCCGTGTTAAAATAAACAAATCATCATTACACGTGAACAATACCAAGGGGGACTTTAATATGAGTGATAAATTTCAAATCGTAGGTAGTTTGTTGCGACCGGCTGAGTTGTTAGAATATAAAACACAAATCGAGCATCGAGACGATATTCACTATCCGTTCTATCAGGAATTCGATGGATACGAGCAGACCGAAGCGAAGGCAATCAAATCTGTTGTGGAAAAAGAAATCGAAAATGATCTGTCGATCATTACAGATGGCGAATATTCCAAATCGATGTGGCATCTGGACTTTGTCTGGGGCTTTCAAGGGATCGAACGTTATATTGCAGATCATGGATACTTTTTCCGCGATACGGATGGTAGCTCCAAGTATGAGACACGCAAAGATATCGGGCTACGGATTACAGGTGAACTAGGTGGAAAAAACCATCATTTTATCGAAGTATTCAAAAAGCTAAAAGATCATGCAGGCGATCGTGAGACGAAGCTGTGTGTACCGTCTCCATCTCATATTTTCGGTGAATTGTCCTGGTCGGATAATATCGGTGGAACGGATGCGGTTTACCAAAATTCCAAAGAACTCAAAGCGGGTCTAGTGAAAGCTTATACTGAATTTTTGAAAGAATTTGCCGACGCTGGTGGTAAAATCCTGCAATTTGACGATTGCTTATGGGAACTATTTGCCGATGATAACCCGAACTCTCCTTACACTGGCGAGCATATCAACCAAGAAGAAGTACAGGCGCTTGCGACTGAATTTATCGATATTAGCAATACTGTTATCGACTATGGTCACAGTTTGGGACTGAAAATGTGGACACATAACTGCCGTGGTAACTACGATTCTCGCAACATGGGTGGCGGATCGTATGTGAAGATTGCGAATCTGTTCTTAAAGCAATTGAAATATGATCGCTTTTTCTTAGAGTGGGATGACGAGCGTGCAGGTTCACTTGAAGCGCTTGCTGTGTTCAAAGACAAGCCAAATACTGAGGTTGTCTTGGGCTTACTATCTTCCAAAACAAGTACGTTAGATGATGAAGAACGTGTTCTTCGACTGTTGGATGAAGCGTCTACGATTATTGATAAAGATCGTTTGTTACTTTCCCATCAATGCGGATTTGCTTCTTGCGATGGTGGTAATGAATTGACTGAAGCAGAGCAGTGGAAAAAAATCAATCAAGGGCAGAAGATTGCTGAGCAGTATTGGGCGAAGTAAATTTCTACTTAATAATAAACGATACAGATTATGATATTACTCTATTATAGTAAAAGAGAAGCCATTCATTATATTTTAATGAGTGGCTTTTTGATATTGACTATGATATCCTCTACTCAAAGTTATAACAGTTATAACTTTGTAACTTCAAAGATTAAATAAATAGAGGTGATTACGGTGAACAAAATTATAAAACTAAATCAAAAAACGTCAGATCATAAAGTATATTCTCGTAAAATTGGTCGGATGGGAAATAGTCTTGGAGTTAGCTTTCCAAAGTTGCTTGCTGAGAAGTTAGATATTTCTCAAGGAGATGAAATTGAGTTTATTGAAAATGATGATGGTGAGATTATATTAAGAAAGGTTCGTCAAATAGAGCTTCCTGAACATGTTCGCCCTGAAGTGTTAGAAGCGTTTTATGATGTATTTGAGGAAGATCGTGCGATATTTGATGATTTGAAGGACAGATAATATGACTCTGTTTTTAACCAAAGAAGAAGTCATTGCTGCTCATTATTACATGATGAGACAAATGAACGATGTGGATCAGGCAGGAATCAAAGATCATACCTTGCTTGATTCTGCTATACATAGACCCGTGCAGAGCTTATTTGGGGAAGATGCGTATCCTAGTTTGTTTGATAAAGCGGGAGCGTTATTAGAATCTCTTGTTAAAAACCATTGTTTTCATAACGGCAATAAACGTACAGCTTACTTAGTGGTGAAATCTTTTTTAATGATTAATGGTTATCATTTGAGAATGGAACGTGTATTTGCTGTTGAATTTATTGTAGATATTGCGAAAGGGAATAGTTCTTTTGAGCAAATTGTCACTATACTTTATGAGCATTCTGTATCCAAATAGTGTTTTATTGAAATTGTGAAAATAAATATAAAAACAAACGTATCTCGACCTAGTATAGATATTTCAGTTTAAATATGATAGCGTTTTCTCTAGCTAGTATTACATATATCTGTCTCGTTGAAAGAGCTCTTGATCAACTTTTCAAGCACTATAAATAAAACAATAGAACGGAGCCAAAGCCCATGACCAACCTATCTCTTGAAATCCAAAACGCTACAGACAAAGTCTTAGCTTCTCATACCGACACCAATCAAGTACATCTTGTCTACACCCAAGCGTACCAACCCGAAGATATCATTGTCCTCAAATGCTCTAACTCCAATACATACCTCATGATCCAACTGGAGGACTCGATGGGTGAAGCTTTTGTTTATTTTACAGGTGAAGAATACCGATATTCTATCCCTTTTGCTGAAAAAAGAACCTCATACTCACCGAAATCTTTTACAGGCGAAATGCATCTATTAACTGCACGTCTAGCAACAAATGAAGAGATACAGTCTTATCGAAATTTAGCCTATAACCCGTATGACCAACACATCAATGAAGTCTGCTATCCACATGCATCGGCAAATGTAGAGACGCGTGGGGAAGCGGTTTTTGCAGCGCGCAATGCGATCAATGGGAATCGTGCCAATCATTCGCATGGAGAATGGCCTTATGAATCTTGGGGGATTAATCAGCGTGCAGATGCGGCGATTACGATTCATTTTGGACGTAACGTATTGATCGATCAGGTGGTACTGACGTTACGAGCAGATTTTCCGCATGATAATTATTGGGAACGTGTGACATTAACTTATTCGGATGGAAGTTCAGAACAAGTGAATCTGGTCAAAACACATCAACCGCAAACGATCTCTATTGAAAAAAGAACAGTGGACTGGGTCACATTGAGCGAGTTAATCCAATCCGATGATCCTTCTCCTTTTCCAGCTTTGACTCAGTTTGAAGTGTATGGTCGGGAAGCTTGATGAAAAAGTGATGTTCTCTTTAGAACGCAAAAATTATTTTAGATTATGATATAATAAATAGAATAAATAGCTTATTTTTAGAGGAGGAAAATCTTATGCTACTTAGTAGAGAGCAACTTCAACAAGCCTTCCAACAAGCCAACATAAATGTGCGTTTAAAAGCGAAAGAAGCAGGAGCTTCTATTTATTATATAAAAAATAATAAACGTCTCCGTGAAGATGCTAGCGGACAAAAATATGAGATTGTTTATAGTGAATCAGGAGAGCGTAAAGAGTATGAATATCACGAGTGAATTGAAGCCAGTGATGACTATTTTTGCTGGAACCAATGGTGCAGGTAAAAGTACGCTGAGTTCACAACTTAAAGATTGGATAGGTATAATTGTTGATCCCGATCAAATTGCTAAACGATTAAGTCCTGAAGATCCAAGAAGCGCAGATCTATCAGCAGGAAGAGAAGCAGTTAAACAAATACGAGCATTAATCCAAAATAAGCAGAATTTTGCTGTAGAGACTACACTATCAGGGACATTCTTTTTAAGACATATGCAAATTGCTAAAGAATATGGATACCATATTGTGATGTATTATATAGGTCTTCAAGATGTGCAAATGCATATCGATCGTGTAGCTTCTCGTGTAGAACAAGGTGGGCATTGGATTGCAGAAGAAGATATACGTTGGAGATATGGACAATCCCTTTATAATCTAAAACCTGCTTTAGCTATAGCAGATCAGGTCATTATTATAGATAATACATATGAGCTTTCTATTATTGCTGAAATAGAAAAAAATAAGATGATTTATTGTATAGCGGAAATTCCAGAATGGTCTTATGATACATTAGCTTTGTTCAAAGAGTATTAACTCTTGAGCATCGCTATTTTTTGCTTTTACACACGATGAAGTACATAATATAGACAGACGTATGAAAACAGGAGGCGATAGATTTGAGTACATCTACAATAGGTGTTCCATTGAAAGGTTTTGCAGAATTCAGTCGTAAAGTAGCTGCGGAAGGCGCCGTATTATTGAAAAATGATGATCAAGTTCTTCCGATTCAGAAAAAAGAAAGCGTTTCAATATTTGGACGCACACAGGTGAATTATTATCGCAGTGGGACAGGCTCAGGTGGTAGTGTACATGTAGCGTATACGACTAACCTTTTAGATGGATTGCGTAGCAAAGCAGACATTACTGTTAACGAACAACTGGCTTCGGTGTATGAGAAATGGATCGAGGAAAATCCGTTTGATAACGGTGGCGGTGGTTGGGCAGCAGAACCGTGGTTCCAGAAAGAAATGCCGTTAACCAATGAATTGGTAGCTGAAGCGCGCAAACATTCAGATAAAGCAGTTATGATTATCGGGCGTACTGCTGGTGAAGATCAGGATAATGCAGATGAACCGGGAAGTTATAAGTTGACGTTAGAGGAAAAATCCATGTTGCAACATGTAACTACTCATTTTGACAAAACCGTTGTGATCTTAAATGTATCCAATATTGTAGATATGAGCTGGATCAATGATACAGGATACATACACCCGATTAGCAGTGTAATCTACGCATGGCATGGCGGCATGGAAGGCGGTAATGCGATTGCAGATGTGCTTGTCGGCGAAGTGACACCGAGCGGGAAGCTAACCGATACTATCGCTTACTCGATTGCGGATTATCCATCTACACGCAATTATGGTAATGAATTTAAAAGTATTTATGAAGAAGATATTTATGTAGGTTATCGCTATTTTGAGACATTTTGTCCGGATAAAGTACAATTCGAATTTGGATATGGATTGTCTTATACGAACTTCACTATAGATCCTCAAGAAGCGAAAGTGATCTCCCGAGATGGAGCAGACCATATTGAGATTAATGTAAATGTGAAAAATAGCGGTTCTACGTTTGCAGGTAAAGAAGTGGTTCAAGTCTATGTCGAAGCACCGCAAGGCGAGCTTGGACAACCGACTAAAGTATTAGCGGCTTTTGCCAAAACCAAAGTATTACAACCGGGAGAAACTGAAACGTTAACGATTACGTTCCCTATGCATTCACTCGCTTCTTATGATGATAGTGGTGTTACCGGGTATCCGTCCGCATATGTGCTGGAACAGGGTACGTATATTTTTCATGTAGGAACCAGTGTGAAAAAGGTACAACCTGTACAGGTCGAAGGACAAAACGGTTATGTATTGGAGCAACTGCAAGTGGTTGAGCAATTAGCAGAAGCGATGGCTCCACTAGAAAGCTTTTACCGTTTCAAACCTGGTGCTCGCAAAGAGGACGGTTCGTATGAACTGAGTTCGGTTGAAGTGCCTACCCGTCAGATTTCGTTAAAAAATCGGATTCAGCAGAATCTACCAGAACCTTTGCCACAGACAGGTGACAAAGGACACAAACTCAAAGATGTTGCAGATGGCAAAGTCAGTATTCAAGACTTTGTATCTCAGTTAAATGATGAAGATTTGGCTGCTCTGGTACGTGGCGAAGGGATGAGTAGTCCGCTCGTAACGTCGGGTACAGCATCTGCTTTTGGCGGCGTGAGCGATAGTCTATTTGGTTACGGAATTCCAGTAGCTTGTACAGCAGATGGCCCGTCTGGTATTCGTATGGATAGCGGAGAGCAGTCTACTCAAGTGTCGATTGGAACACTACTGGCGGCAACATGGAATAGTGAACTGGTGGAAGAATTGTATGTGCTGGAAGGTCAGGAAATGCTGATTAACCATATTGACGCATTGCTTGGGCCGGGACTGAATATTCGCCGTAGTCCGTTAAATGGACGTAATTTTGAGTATTTTTCAGAAGATCCGTTGATCTCAGGTGTATTCGCAGCTGCTTGTACACGAGGCATTATGAAAGGCGGTTCCAATGCAACACTGAAGCATTTCGCTTGTAATAATCAGGAGAAGCATCGTAGCAAAGTCGATGCTGTCGTGTCTGAACGCGCACTTCGTCAGATTTATCTCAAAGGATTCGAGATTGCTGTGAAGCAAGGTGGCGCAAACTCGGTCATGACTTCATACAATCCGATTAATAGTCACTGGGCGGCTTCTAACTATGATCTGAATACAACCATTTTACGTGGTGAATGGGGCTTCAACGGTATTGTGATGACTGACTGGTGGGCGATTATGAATGATCCAGCAGACGCAGGGCCGGCTGATCGTAAACATATGCATGCAATGGTACGTGCGCAAAATGATCTATACATGGTTGTGCCTAACTATGGTGCAGAGACCAATGCATGGGGCGATAATATTATCGAATCATTGGCAAATGGAGCTTTAACTGTCGGTGAGTTACAACGTTGTGCGATCAATATTTGTGAATTTATTATGCAAGCGCCTGTATTTGGGCGCAAAGAAGCGTTTGTTGAAAGTGTAGATGTTTTTAAAGGAAATGCTAATCTATCCGCAGAACAAGCGCAAAAAGTGAAGCCAAACCAACCGATTCCACTGGATACGAATGAATCGACATTTATCGAAGTCAAAGAAGCCGGTATGTACCGATTGTTCGCTTACGTGATGTCACCTGAAAATGATCTAGCGCAAAGTGCTTGTAACTTAACGTTTAATGATCAGTTAGTGACGACGATCCAGACCAATGGTACAGAAGGCAAATGGATCACGCAGAAGTTAGTCAAAGTGGAATTAGAAGCAGGCGTATACGAATTGAAGTTTGAATTTGTGAAGCCGGGCATCGAAGTGAAGCATCTGGAATTAAGAAAAGTATAAATATTTCATTTAATTTCAAAAGGAAGAAAGCCACTAGTTGCATGTAGACTAGTGGCTTTTTGTTCTTTCATGCTATTTTTTGGTGACTGTAACCACATGATTAAAAAATAAATACTACAAAATATAAGCACATAGAAATTTAAAAAGAAACAGAATAATTCTTAATCATGTCAACAATTTCCTCAAAAGTGTACATATGATTAACCATGTTTACTGTGAAATCTGTAGCTTGTTTGGGTTCCATTTTAAAATGGTAGCCGTTGTAATGTAGAAAAATAACGAGAGCAGTGAAGGCTGTTCTTTTGTTTGCATGTTGAAAAGCATGATTTTCACCAAGAGATTGAAATAAAGCAGTCGCTTTTTCAAAAATAGAGGGGGATGCTTCTTCGAAGGCTGAAGATTGAGGACGAAGAAGAGCAGATTCCAATAGACTGTTACTTTTAATACCGATTTGCTCCCCGAGACTATACTTCTGGATAACCGCAATATTGATAGCGACAACTTCTGCTACAGAAAGATAACGAATAGCATCCATTATCTATCTTTCAATTCTTTGAGAGTCGTATCGTATTGCCCCATAACTTGCGAAAGGGTATCTAAAAAATCTGGGCTGATGCCAGCAGGTAAATCTACTTTTTGCACTTTTTTGATCACAATTTCTTCGCTATTTTCTTTAATATTGACCTCTACTTTATCTCCAGCTTCTAATCCGAGTTGTTTAAATGCTTCTGTCATCGTTAAACCTAAGCTGTTGCCAAACTTAGAAACTTTACGTTCTAAGTGTAATGATTTACTCATATCATCAATTCCTCCTGTAAAATAATTATACTGTTATAACAATTATACATCACTTAAAAGCGCTTGTTAACATAAAAATATTTTCTTCTGCTATCTATTTTCCAACGATTACAAAATTAAGCATTGAAAAGTATAACCATAGTAGAGTAATATGACTATATAATATGCAATTATATTAATTTATTAATATTTTTATTAACTATAGATAGAGATAGGAGAATAGCAATGACTCAATTACACGATAAGTTAGTTGTACAATATAAGTTTGATAACGTAGAACATATCGCTCAAGATTCTTCAGGAAAAGCAAATGATGGGATCGTTGCAGGCACGACCAAGCCTGTGATTGCTGAAGTGTATGGTAGAAATGCAGTTACGTTTGCAGGTGGACAAAATGGTAGTTCATTTATCCAACTTCCTGTTGATGCACTGCAAAATGTAAGCGATAACAATGGAATAACAGTTACGACATGGGTGAATTTGGGGATGGGCGTGAGTATCTGGGAGCGTCTTTTTGATTTTGGTAATGGAGAAGGAAGTCCATCTTTATTTATGACACGCCAGATGCGTGGAACATTAACAGCAGATGGGGATTTAGCGATTGATCCGGGCAAAGGATTTGTACGGGATGAATGGATGCATGTAGCTCTATCTGTCAAAGGAACCGAAGGTGGCACACTGAGTAGTGCAGGGCCTGTCGTCTACGTAAATGGTGAAGTGCTTGCAGATGGGTCAATTAGCCAGACATCTAGCGGGAATTATGCACGTCTGCGCCACTGGTTCAAAGCCTTTGCAGAACAGACTAGCAAAGAAGCCAATTATATCGGACGTTCTCAATTTGTAGCCGATGACGATTTTGTCGGCTCGTTATCTGATTTCCGTATATACGAAGCAGGATTATCTGCGGACGAGATTATAGAAGTGATGTGCGATTCGTTAACCGATGAAGAGATTATTCGATTAGCACGTGATAAATATCTTTCATTTCCAACAACGATTATTACCAAAGATATCTTATTACCACAGCAATTAATGGGTGGGCGTGTCAATGTAGCATGGACATCTAATCAACCGAAATGGTTATCTGATCAAGGACAGATCGGAGACGTGACCGAGCCACAAGCGGTGACTTTGACCGCAGTGCTTACTAGAGGCACAACTACGCTGGAGAAAAGTTACCATGTGTCTGTACTTCCTGCACATGTACCACCATATACGCTTACGATTCATGGCGACCGGGAAGTATTGGACGTGAGCGAAGTGATG contains:
- a CDS encoding MarR family winged helix-turn-helix transcriptional regulator, whose amino-acid sequence is MTIFKSMDTCYKFFNRQLNAEFLKAGYGEMTFNSYQYLIAIYKLHKDGDRATVTEIAHRLSVKKSSVVEMVKTLLKHQYVIKKENLNDKRRFTLELSDKGFDMMKIEAAFSEKMIRFFYDPLEPEEAEKFEKILGKVAQHLEDEVFQ
- a CDS encoding 5-methyltetrahydropteroyltriglutamate--homocysteine methyltransferase, which encodes MSDKFQIVGSLLRPAELLEYKTQIEHRDDIHYPFYQEFDGYEQTEAKAIKSVVEKEIENDLSIITDGEYSKSMWHLDFVWGFQGIERYIADHGYFFRDTDGSSKYETRKDIGLRITGELGGKNHHFIEVFKKLKDHAGDRETKLCVPSPSHIFGELSWSDNIGGTDAVYQNSKELKAGLVKAYTEFLKEFADAGGKILQFDDCLWELFADDNPNSPYTGEHINQEEVQALATEFIDISNTVIDYGHSLGLKMWTHNCRGNYDSRNMGGGSYVKIANLFLKQLKYDRFFLEWDDERAGSLEALAVFKDKPNTEVVLGLLSSKTSTLDDEERVLRLLDEASTIIDKDRLLLSHQCGFASCDGGNELTEAEQWKKINQGQKIAEQYWAK
- a CDS encoding glycoside hydrolase family 3 C-terminal domain-containing protein, which produces MSTSTIGVPLKGFAEFSRKVAAEGAVLLKNDDQVLPIQKKESVSIFGRTQVNYYRSGTGSGGSVHVAYTTNLLDGLRSKADITVNEQLASVYEKWIEENPFDNGGGGWAAEPWFQKEMPLTNELVAEARKHSDKAVMIIGRTAGEDQDNADEPGSYKLTLEEKSMLQHVTTHFDKTVVILNVSNIVDMSWINDTGYIHPISSVIYAWHGGMEGGNAIADVLVGEVTPSGKLTDTIAYSIADYPSTRNYGNEFKSIYEEDIYVGYRYFETFCPDKVQFEFGYGLSYTNFTIDPQEAKVISRDGADHIEINVNVKNSGSTFAGKEVVQVYVEAPQGELGQPTKVLAAFAKTKVLQPGETETLTITFPMHSLASYDDSGVTGYPSAYVLEQGTYIFHVGTSVKKVQPVQVEGQNGYVLEQLQVVEQLAEAMAPLESFYRFKPGARKEDGSYELSSVEVPTRQISLKNRIQQNLPEPLPQTGDKGHKLKDVADGKVSIQDFVSQLNDEDLAALVRGEGMSSPLVTSGTASAFGGVSDSLFGYGIPVACTADGPSGIRMDSGEQSTQVSIGTLLAATWNSELVEELYVLEGQEMLINHIDALLGPGLNIRRSPLNGRNFEYFSEDPLISGVFAAACTRGIMKGGSNATLKHFACNNQEKHRSKVDAVVSERALRQIYLKGFEIAVKQGGANSVMTSYNPINSHWAASNYDLNTTILRGEWGFNGIVMTDWWAIMNDPADAGPADRKHMHAMVRAQNDLYMVVPNYGAETNAWGDNIIESLANGALTVGELQRCAINICEFIMQAPVFGRKEAFVESVDVFKGNANLSAEQAQKVKPNQPIPLDTNESTFIEVKEAGMYRLFAYVMSPENDLAQSACNLTFNDQLVTTIQTNGTEGKWITQKLVKVELEAGVYELKFEFVKPGIEVKHLELRKV
- a CDS encoding AbrB/MazE/SpoVT family DNA-binding domain-containing protein, whose product is MNKIIKLNQKTSDHKVYSRKIGRMGNSLGVSFPKLLAEKLDISQGDEIEFIENDDGEIILRKVRQIELPEHVRPEVLEAFYDVFEEDRAIFDDLKDR
- a CDS encoding AAA family ATPase, with protein sequence MIIWINGAYGSGKSTCAYELHRRLPHSFVYDPENVGYFIRKNIPIALHKPNFQDHTQWRSFNYDMLKYLSSTYEGTIIAPMTLIDPRYYEEIIGRLVRDGVEVHHFILYAEKETIEKRLKKRFERGTWTRERIEPCMYAFDHIITEEKIITDDKSIDQIIEEIADRSQLHLIKDSRSAFQKKMDHYKTTLKQIRF
- a CDS encoding zeta toxin family protein — its product is MNITSELKPVMTIFAGTNGAGKSTLSSQLKDWIGIIVDPDQIAKRLSPEDPRSADLSAGREAVKQIRALIQNKQNFAVETTLSGTFFLRHMQIAKEYGYHIVMYYIGLQDVQMHIDRVASRVEQGGHWIAEEDIRWRYGQSLYNLKPALAIADQVIIIDNTYELSIIAEIEKNKMIYCIAEIPEWSYDTLALFKEY
- a CDS encoding type II toxin-antitoxin system death-on-curing family toxin, yielding MDAIRYLSVAEVVAINIAVIQKYSLGEQIGIKSNSLLESALLRPQSSAFEEASPSIFEKATALFQSLGENHAFQHANKRTAFTALVIFLHYNGYHFKMEPKQATDFTVNMVNHMYTFEEIVDMIKNYSVSF
- a CDS encoding carbohydrate-binding protein, whose translation is MTNLSLEIQNATDKVLASHTDTNQVHLVYTQAYQPEDIIVLKCSNSNTYLMIQLEDSMGEAFVYFTGEEYRYSIPFAEKRTSYSPKSFTGEMHLLTARLATNEEIQSYRNLAYNPYDQHINEVCYPHASANVETRGEAVFAARNAINGNRANHSHGEWPYESWGINQRADAAITIHFGRNVLIDQVVLTLRADFPHDNYWERVTLTYSDGSSEQVNLVKTHQPQTISIEKRTVDWVTLSELIQSDDPSPFPALTQFEVYGREA
- a CDS encoding type II toxin-antitoxin system death-on-curing family toxin, producing the protein MTLFLTKEEVIAAHYYMMRQMNDVDQAGIKDHTLLDSAIHRPVQSLFGEDAYPSLFDKAGALLESLVKNHCFHNGNKRTAYLVVKSFLMINGYHLRMERVFAVEFIVDIAKGNSSFEQIVTILYEHSVSK
- a CDS encoding AbrB family transcriptional regulator; this encodes MSKSLHLERKVSKFGNSLGLTMTEAFKQLGLEAGDKVEVNIKENSEEIVIKKVQKVDLPAGISPDFLDTLSQVMGQYDTTLKELKDR